In Winkia neuii, a genomic segment contains:
- the sucC gene encoding ADP-forming succinate--CoA ligase subunit beta: MDLYEYQARELFAAHEVPVLPGKIATTPQEAAAAAKELAADLVVVKAQVKTGGRGKAGGVKLARTPQEAAEAAEAILGLDIKGHKVHKVMVAAGADIDAEFYFSILLDRSNRRHLAMCSREGGMEIEQLAKERPEALAKMPLDAKGIDQQVAAQILTEAGFSDEEAAPIIPVLVKLWEVYQKEDAQLVEVNPLVRATDGQIIALDGKVTLDNNARFRHKEHAQFVDAQAQDPLEAKAKETGLNYVHLEGQVGIIGNGAGLVMSTLDVVAYAGEEYGVKPANFLDIGGGASAEVMANGLEIILGDPQVASVFVNVFGGITACDQVAKGIVEALRLLGDAASKPLVVRLDGNNVEEGRAILEEANHPLVTMVETMDGGAATAAELASGRK; encoded by the coding sequence GTGGACCTTTATGAGTACCAAGCCCGCGAACTTTTCGCGGCACACGAAGTCCCCGTACTACCTGGAAAGATTGCTACTACGCCGCAGGAAGCAGCTGCTGCCGCCAAGGAATTGGCAGCAGATCTGGTTGTCGTAAAGGCGCAAGTAAAAACCGGCGGGCGCGGTAAGGCTGGCGGCGTGAAGCTGGCTCGCACCCCGCAGGAAGCTGCAGAGGCTGCCGAGGCGATCCTGGGGCTAGATATCAAAGGCCATAAAGTCCACAAGGTCATGGTGGCCGCTGGGGCCGACATTGACGCCGAGTTCTACTTTTCGATCCTGCTGGACCGTTCCAATAGGCGCCACCTGGCAATGTGCTCGCGCGAGGGCGGGATGGAAATTGAGCAGCTGGCGAAGGAACGCCCGGAGGCGCTGGCAAAGATGCCACTTGACGCCAAGGGAATCGACCAACAGGTAGCGGCGCAGATCCTTACCGAAGCGGGGTTCTCGGACGAAGAGGCAGCGCCAATTATCCCCGTCTTGGTGAAGCTATGGGAGGTTTACCAAAAAGAGGACGCGCAGCTGGTCGAGGTGAACCCGCTGGTGCGCGCCACCGACGGGCAGATCATTGCGCTCGATGGCAAAGTTACGCTAGACAACAATGCGCGCTTCCGTCACAAGGAACATGCCCAATTTGTTGATGCCCAGGCTCAGGACCCGCTCGAAGCTAAGGCAAAAGAGACGGGCCTCAACTACGTGCACCTTGAGGGGCAGGTAGGCATTATTGGCAACGGCGCCGGGTTGGTCATGTCCACGCTGGACGTAGTTGCATACGCCGGCGAGGAATACGGGGTAAAGCCCGCAAACTTCCTGGATATTGGCGGCGGTGCTTCCGCCGAAGTCATGGCCAATGGGCTAGAGATCATCTTAGGGGACCCGCAGGTTGCTAGCGTCTTCGTGAACGTGTTCGGGGGAATTACCGCCTGCGATCAGGTGGCAAAGGGCATTGTCGAAGCCCTGCGTCTGCTTGGCGATGCGGCCTCCAAACCCCTGGTCGTGCGCTTGGATGGCAACAACGTCGAAGAGGGCCGGGCCATCTTGGAAGAAGCTAACCACCCGCTCGTAACCATGGTTGAAACGATGGATGGCGGAGCCGCTACGGCCGCTGAACTAGCATCGGGAAGGAAATAA
- a CDS encoding response regulator translates to MITVVIVDDHALVRAGVRSELSAFPERVEVVGEAADVESALEVVTLTSPDVVLLDVHLPGGRGGGGAEVASQISTVTKCLALSVSDAATDVVSVIRAGARGYVTKSIEAAELVDAIERVAGGDAAFSPRLAGFVLDAFGTQQVAGTDEELDRLSARELEVMRLIARGYTYKEVAAKLFISIKTVETHVSKVLRKLQLSNRNELTRWASARSLI, encoded by the coding sequence ATGATCACCGTAGTAATCGTCGACGACCATGCGCTCGTGCGGGCAGGGGTGCGGTCGGAACTGTCAGCCTTTCCCGAGCGCGTCGAGGTAGTAGGGGAGGCGGCTGATGTCGAGAGCGCCCTCGAGGTAGTGACGCTCACCAGCCCAGATGTGGTGTTGCTCGACGTGCATCTACCCGGAGGACGAGGCGGCGGCGGGGCCGAAGTGGCCTCCCAAATCTCGACGGTAACCAAGTGCTTAGCGCTTTCCGTATCGGACGCCGCCACGGACGTGGTGAGCGTTATTCGTGCCGGCGCTCGCGGTTACGTAACCAAATCCATTGAAGCAGCAGAGCTAGTCGATGCCATAGAACGGGTGGCCGGTGGAGACGCGGCCTTCTCGCCGCGTTTGGCGGGATTCGTCCTCGACGCATTTGGCACCCAACAGGTGGCTGGCACCGACGAAGAACTGGACCGGCTTAGCGCCCGGGAGCTGGAAGTGATGCGGCTCATCGCTCGCGGTTATACCTACAAGGAAGTGGCGGCAAAGCTGTTCATTTCAATCAAGACTGTGGAAACGCACGTGTCGAAAGTGCTGCGCAAACTGCAGCTGTCGAACCGTAACGAGCTGACCAGGTGGGCTAGTGCAAGGAGTCTCATCTAG
- a CDS encoding ATP-binding protein: MRVPLRRISTPVARQTGAPKPWVAGICSGLSLHTAIDVRLLRVIIAAVSLAGLGLLIYLWLWIAVPSENPYTTGESLRRKESGALARTLAEKQVEQADETAPRRFLIGAGILVLVAAAALALGLTHVRSLPSWSWSVLLIGTGALLIWTRKDLGESTARRTYLAIGAGIVLVAIGMVHLVGRGTYTNLFDSALVSCAVLVGVGAVLAPVWVRLTRELGASRAEQIREATRADIAAHLHDSVLQTLALIRARAEEPASVRTLARRQERELRTWLYEGEGSQYDSLVALVGAKIAQVEDRYGVPIEYVHVADMAPGVMTHNAGAIVQEACQNAAVHGKPPISVYMECSGSQVEVWVKDRGAGFDVEKIPQDRHGVRDSILGRAKRLGGKATITSGSAGTEIYLFLEDE, from the coding sequence ATGAGAGTGCCACTGCGAAGGATAAGTACCCCTGTAGCCCGCCAGACCGGGGCTCCCAAACCCTGGGTGGCCGGGATTTGCTCAGGGTTGTCTTTGCACACTGCAATAGACGTGAGGTTGCTGCGAGTAATTATCGCGGCTGTCTCACTAGCCGGGCTAGGGTTGCTGATCTACCTTTGGCTGTGGATCGCCGTGCCCTCGGAAAACCCGTACACTACCGGTGAATCACTGCGACGTAAAGAAAGTGGCGCGTTGGCGCGCACGCTGGCGGAAAAGCAAGTAGAACAGGCAGACGAAACAGCGCCTCGGCGTTTCTTGATTGGGGCCGGCATCCTAGTGCTGGTCGCGGCTGCTGCTCTGGCTCTGGGGCTCACGCACGTTCGCTCCTTACCGTCTTGGAGCTGGTCAGTGCTTTTGATAGGGACTGGAGCACTGCTTATCTGGACCCGCAAAGATTTAGGCGAATCGACCGCTAGAAGGACCTACTTGGCCATTGGCGCGGGAATCGTACTGGTCGCCATTGGGATGGTGCACCTAGTAGGAAGGGGCACATACACCAACCTCTTCGACTCCGCTCTGGTCTCCTGCGCCGTATTGGTGGGGGTGGGAGCCGTCCTCGCCCCCGTATGGGTGCGCCTAACTCGCGAGCTAGGGGCGAGCCGCGCCGAACAGATCCGCGAGGCAACGCGCGCTGACATTGCCGCCCATCTGCACGATTCCGTGCTGCAGACCCTGGCTCTAATTCGGGCGAGGGCGGAGGAACCGGCCTCGGTGCGAACACTTGCGCGCCGCCAAGAACGCGAGCTGCGCACGTGGCTATACGAGGGCGAGGGCTCCCAATATGATTCTCTGGTGGCCTTGGTGGGCGCAAAGATAGCGCAGGTAGAAGACCGCTACGGCGTGCCCATTGAATACGTGCACGTGGCGGATATGGCCCCGGGAGTGATGACGCACAACGCCGGAGCAATAGTCCAGGAAGCGTGCCAAAACGCCGCCGTTCACGGAAAGCCACCCATCTCCGTGTACATGGAATGCTCTGGTTCCCAGGTAGAGGTTTGGGTCAAAGATCGCGGTGCCGGTTTCGATGTGGAAAAGATCCCGCAGGACCGGCACGGGGTTCGCGATTCTATACTGGGAAGAGCAAAGAGGCTCGGCGGGAAAGCCACCATCACTTCCGGTAGTGCCGGCACCGAAATCTACCTGTTCTTGGAGGACGAATGA
- the sucD gene encoding succinate--CoA ligase subunit alpha: MAVFLDETSRVIVQGITGSEGRKHTARMLAAGTQIVGGTNPKKAGTNLSFDTPEGEVEVPVFGTVAQAKERTGANVSVIFVPPAFAKGAVLEAVDAAMELIVVITEGIPVQDSTEFVNYALEKGSRIIGPNCPGIISPAKSNAGITPADITGPGRLGLVSKSGTLTYQLMYELRDLGFTTCIGIGGDPVVGTTHIDALAAFEADPDTELIVMIGEIGGDAEERAAEYIKEHVSKPVVGYVAGFTAPEGKTMGHAGAIVSGSSGTAQAKKSALEAAGVKVGKTPSETARLARQILTGSAEVQA, translated from the coding sequence ATGGCAGTATTTTTGGATGAGACCTCCCGGGTGATCGTGCAGGGCATTACTGGGTCCGAGGGGCGCAAACACACCGCCCGCATGTTGGCTGCGGGTACCCAGATCGTAGGCGGCACTAACCCGAAGAAAGCAGGCACCAACCTGTCCTTCGACACTCCTGAGGGCGAGGTCGAAGTTCCAGTCTTCGGAACTGTTGCGCAGGCGAAGGAACGCACCGGGGCAAACGTGTCAGTAATCTTCGTGCCGCCGGCATTCGCCAAGGGGGCCGTGCTCGAGGCCGTAGATGCGGCCATGGAACTGATCGTCGTCATTACCGAGGGAATCCCGGTCCAGGACTCGACCGAGTTCGTGAACTACGCCCTCGAAAAGGGCAGCCGCATCATTGGCCCGAACTGCCCGGGCATTATCAGCCCCGCCAAGTCTAATGCGGGCATTACCCCTGCTGACATTACTGGTCCTGGAAGGCTAGGGCTGGTGTCCAAATCTGGCACTTTGACCTACCAGCTGATGTACGAATTGCGCGATTTGGGCTTTACCACCTGCATCGGTATTGGTGGCGACCCGGTAGTGGGAACCACTCATATTGATGCCCTGGCTGCCTTCGAAGCAGATCCCGACACCGAACTGATTGTTATGATCGGCGAGATTGGTGGCGATGCTGAAGAACGCGCCGCTGAGTACATCAAGGAACACGTTTCCAAACCGGTAGTCGGTTATGTTGCCGGCTTTACTGCTCCCGAAGGCAAGACCATGGGGCACGCGGGCGCTATCGTGTCGGGATCTTCCGGCACTGCCCAAGCAAAGAAGAGCGCGCTCGAGGCCGCTGGCGTC
- the pcrA gene encoding DNA helicase PcrA, with the protein MESLFDALLPASSLKPTAAATLPQVMVESDQDYMDSLAQIQAPEADQVGEYSPSMQAEQITQGLNGPQEQAVTYQGGPLLVMAGAGSGKTRVLTRRIAYLLATGRARAGQILAITFTNKAAAEMRERVQDLVGPAAKRMWVSTFHSACVRILRREHDLVGLKSTFSIYDSADQQRLLTLIAKEKAVDLKKFSARTLSARISDLKNELITPSQYQERAGKDPLSRIVAQIYPLYQKRMQEANAVDFDDLIMLTVQLLGDNEGVASHYRRVFRHILVDEYQDTNHAQYVLVKLLVGPDGATPPPAELTVVGDSDQSIYAFRGATIRNIEEFEKDYPKARTILLEQNYRSTQNILSAANAVIAQNSGRRPKKLWTDLGSGDKIVVDAAESDRGEAIFVVDQINKLADEGYDWGDIAVFYRTNAQSRIIEDVLMRDAIPYRVVGGTKFYERAEIKDAIAYLRAVSNPDDTVSIRRVLNVPRRGIGAKAEGAIAAHASANGISFGAALEELDQVEGISTRAANSARKFAELLAAGRSRLEDGEGVAEVLDYLLDESGYVQVLSESSDPRDEGRIENLAELHTVASEFDLSEPDGTLADFLERVSLVADSDQVPSERGQVTLMTVHTAKGLEFPVVFVTGMEDGTFPHQRSMGDPAELAEERRLAYVAITRARKRLYLTRAGSRNQWGAPVELPASRFLDDIPAELVDVRREFTPTQSIARSGDAFGSGGWNPSHRAGTVRTNRMVPKAAKPAGKEIHLEVGDRVNHDAYGLGRVLALEGNWPNTTAKVDFGDGTVKRLVLRFAPLEKL; encoded by the coding sequence GTGGAATCTTTGTTTGATGCTCTTCTTCCGGCAAGTTCGCTGAAACCGACAGCGGCAGCCACTTTGCCGCAGGTAATGGTCGAATCTGATCAGGACTACATGGACTCGTTGGCGCAAATACAGGCGCCAGAGGCCGATCAGGTGGGCGAATATTCGCCCTCGATGCAGGCAGAGCAGATAACGCAGGGGCTGAATGGGCCCCAGGAACAGGCGGTTACTTACCAGGGTGGGCCGCTGCTGGTTATGGCAGGGGCAGGATCGGGTAAGACCCGGGTGCTCACTAGGCGAATCGCCTACTTGCTGGCTACTGGGCGGGCACGTGCCGGGCAGATCTTGGCCATTACCTTCACTAATAAGGCGGCTGCCGAGATGCGCGAACGCGTCCAGGATCTGGTGGGACCCGCCGCAAAGCGCATGTGGGTGTCCACGTTCCACTCTGCCTGCGTGCGCATTTTGCGCCGCGAACACGACCTGGTTGGGCTCAAATCTACTTTCTCGATCTACGATTCGGCTGATCAGCAACGGTTGCTGACGCTGATTGCCAAAGAGAAGGCGGTAGATCTAAAGAAGTTTTCTGCGCGCACCTTGTCGGCACGCATCTCGGATCTGAAGAACGAATTAATAACGCCGAGCCAGTACCAGGAGCGCGCTGGTAAAGATCCGCTTTCGCGCATAGTGGCGCAGATTTATCCGCTCTACCAAAAGCGTATGCAAGAGGCGAACGCCGTAGATTTTGACGACCTGATCATGCTTACGGTGCAGCTATTGGGCGATAACGAGGGCGTAGCCAGCCACTACCGGCGCGTGTTCCGGCACATTCTGGTAGACGAATACCAGGACACCAACCACGCCCAGTACGTGCTGGTGAAATTGCTAGTTGGCCCCGATGGGGCAACTCCGCCGCCCGCAGAACTTACCGTTGTGGGCGATTCAGACCAGTCTATTTACGCTTTCCGTGGGGCCACGATCCGCAATATCGAAGAGTTTGAGAAGGATTATCCGAAGGCGCGCACTATTTTGCTGGAACAGAATTACCGTTCCACCCAAAACATTTTGAGTGCGGCCAATGCGGTTATTGCCCAGAATTCGGGGCGGCGTCCAAAGAAGCTGTGGACTGATTTGGGTTCTGGCGACAAGATCGTGGTCGATGCTGCTGAATCTGATCGTGGGGAAGCGATCTTTGTTGTCGACCAGATCAATAAGCTGGCTGATGAAGGCTATGACTGGGGCGACATAGCGGTCTTCTACCGCACTAACGCGCAATCTCGAATCATTGAAGATGTGCTGATGCGCGATGCTATTCCTTACCGCGTTGTGGGGGGAACAAAGTTCTATGAGCGGGCCGAAATTAAAGATGCGATCGCCTACCTTCGGGCCGTTTCGAATCCGGATGACACGGTGTCCATCCGGCGCGTGCTCAATGTGCCCAGGCGGGGTATCGGAGCTAAAGCTGAGGGCGCTATTGCGGCTCACGCCAGCGCGAACGGGATTAGTTTTGGGGCAGCGCTAGAGGAATTGGATCAGGTAGAGGGCATTTCGACGCGGGCAGCTAATTCCGCGCGCAAGTTTGCCGAATTGCTCGCGGCAGGGCGGTCACGACTCGAAGACGGCGAGGGCGTAGCTGAGGTCCTGGACTACCTGCTGGACGAATCGGGGTACGTGCAGGTTCTTAGCGAGTCTTCGGATCCTCGGGACGAGGGCAGAATCGAAAACTTGGCAGAATTGCACACGGTTGCTTCTGAATTTGATTTGTCTGAGCCCGACGGCACCTTGGCGGATTTCTTGGAGCGCGTCTCGTTGGTAGCGGATTCCGACCAGGTGCCCAGCGAACGCGGGCAGGTCACGCTGATGACCGTCCACACGGCGAAAGGGCTAGAATTCCCGGTCGTATTTGTGACCGGCATGGAAGATGGCACGTTCCCACACCAGCGGTCTATGGGCGATCCGGCCGAACTGGCAGAGGAACGGCGGCTCGCTTACGTGGCTATTACCAGGGCTCGCAAACGGCTTTATCTGACGCGGGCTGGCTCGCGCAATCAGTGGGGCGCGCCCGTGGAACTGCCAGCTTCGCGATTCTTAGACGACATTCCTGCCGAGCTGGTAGACGTGCGCCGCGAATTTACGCCTACCCAGTCCATTGCGCGCTCGGGGGATGCCTTCGGTTCGGGGGGCTGGAACCCATCCCACCGCGCCGGCACAGTTCGCACCAACCGCATGGTGCCTAAGGCTGCTAAGCCGGCGGGCAAGGAAATCCACTTGGAGGTGGGGGATCGAGTCAACCACGACGCCTATGGGTTGGGGCGCGTCCTCGCCCTCGAAGGGAACTGGCCCAACACCACCGCCAAGGTAGATTTCGGGGACGGCACGGTGAAGCGTCTCGTACTTCGATTCGCTCCGCTAGAAAAGCTTTAG